In Ornithodoros turicata isolate Travis chromosome 1, ASM3712646v1, whole genome shotgun sequence, the DNA window GACGGCGAAGGAAGTTGAGCGCGAAACGACGAAAGACAATATGTTACGTAAAGTTCGAGAATTTACTCAGCAAGGTTGGCCAAAGAAGTGGAACCGAAAAAGGCTACCGGAAGAATTCCAGCCATTTGAAGTAAGAAAAGAGGATCTCTCCGTAGACTGTGGGTGCTTGCTGTGGAACGGCCGCATAGTAGTACCCGGTGCACTTCAGAACCAAGTAAAGGATTTGCTACACGAAGACCACATTGGTTTCAGCAGAATCAAAATGTTGGCACGGACATTAGTATGGTGGCCGAAAATTGATCGGGACCTGGAAGACATAACAAGAAACTGCAGTGTATGTCAaagcatgcaaaacgtgcagCCAGCAGCACCATTGCAACCATGGGCCTACCCGGCTAGGAAATGGGAACGGGTCCACATGGACTTTGCGGAAGCCGAGGGGTCTCATCTGTTAATCATAGTCGACGCTCACTCAAAATGGGTGGAAGTAGGAGTGATGCCATCAACGAACGCCGCTCGGACAATCGAAAAGTGCGTACCACTTTTGTGCGATACGGACTGCCGTTAGAGGTGGTTACGGACAATGGCCCCCCCTTCCGTTCGAAAGAATTTGAGAACTTTTTGCGGAAAAACGGTGTACGACACACTTGCAGCCCACCATACCATTCACAGTCGAATGGAGCAGCAGAAAGGATGGTGCAGTCTCTAAAGAAATCTCTGTTGAAGTCTCTAACAGAAGATCGCCACAGAGAGGAAAAGAGAACGTTGCGGCACCGTATCGACCAGTTCTTATTCACGTACCGTGCGACACCACAGTCCTTCACGGGTAGGACCCTGAGTGAGCTGTTTTTAGGACGAACTCTGCCCACGAAACTTTCGatgttaaagggacagtcgcattctccgaggtcaattcgAAACTAAttcgaattctaattccttggcgaccactgaagtgggcccgaaaataccatttcgatccgcggcgtacttttcgcgcaatccgatgaaaaagaaacctgaatcttgcgccctcgctctctaaaagtgggaggaaacgtcacccggataaggccaatcagcgcgcgccctgggcaaatgcgagccgcgcgcctgtttggcgatcgcgaagcgaagggagcaaacatggagtcggagaacgagagtgatgtttctctgtctgggggaaATTCTGACGAACACGTTAgtggtagcggcgacgagttaatgctggatgatgacccatactctagggacccaatgcctctggaacccgccgaccatccacgacatgtggctgcggctaacccgcgggatgacatttttaggtgacgtatctctttgcatggttgccgtcggatgtgcgaaacagtttagaatgttgaaatcggcaggtTTCTGTGTGGAGTTCGtgacccacaggagcccgacgagagcctgtgttgccattctgttgccagggtggtagaaatgtgcaacagtgccgccgtgcagtgcatagcacaacacccattactcagggacatctgccttCGCAGAGAGCGTCTAGTGGagtacgcgcctcaattctgccgctatgatcaacattttaggcgactcaatccccaggaccacaggtaagcctgctgcagtgctctcccgtttgctatatgattacgaccgtaatgaaattttcggtttaaatgacccccccatcaagattcggaagggtaaactcgggtgcttgtcgggtgttgttggttatgcaaattgtcgcacctaaagtggacaagggctgtatacaaaCGGGtgactattctcagcagctttttggcctacacaagtttgtcccccataaatcataagcgtggacgacagccgTAGAACAATCCAGAAAAttctggtccaacaattccattaggaaaagtgaagcaacacagccacctcagctagtctcgacatgctctcaattatgccagttagccatggcctgattggcaacacaaatCCCTGATTGACTggcagatatccagtgggaactctgaaggaaagtcttacaagtctgaaacagaagcatttgaggtgccaatgaaggggggaagcatgttactgaagaacgTAAGAGTAacgtattttgggagaaattggattttgccaaaattggagggaagctggtttgggagggagttagcagttggaatcaggctcatcctgaaagaggcggacatttttttgttgtactatgttgcacatctgccaaccttccacattcaaaatgcgggagaccctggaactaaggaaggaatgcacaggctttgaactccaaggttgggatagtgtctgttcattgtcttcccaacactgcgggaaatttggcaggtgtgcaaatgcccacaagatatgattctaaacaaaaacaaatgtcatgtggagttgtcttttccagctgcctgaggttcacggtatactcgtcattcacaagatgtcctggatgcgttgtccaagcaatcaggagggagttcccgtctacgtcttatcaaggctatcagcgctaggaccatcgaaacaagggtgtcttgacaagagagacaagctggtgcatactgatgactggaactggagacatgtagtggcaagatgaaaattttgctgacataggcacactttgtgcaagtgagcccttggtcacctcccttgcctcccatcagaggttttcgagaatACTATAGGCGTGTGGTGTTCTCGAAAAcatctgatgggaggcaagggggatgaccaagggctcacttgcacaaagtgtgcctatgtcagaaaaattttcgtcttgcagcaattttcgtcttttcgtcattgcagtgtgggggatgttttgtcttgtcactctgtatctccagttgcagtcaacagactggctacccgtctgtacagcaaaaactactacaacgTGAcggtattagctctggcatcagaTCCAGACCGTACTGCACTAAGTTAAtgccgaggtgggaatatttcgaactctgtgcagattgtcagtGCGGTGTAGTGAcaggaataaagaatgaccctataattgcatcgatttattgtacagtggagtatgacgaagtgagaataacaaaatagcttaggtttatttgcctctcATTATGTATggcaggcaaataaacctaagctattttattatatgttgtgctgtggttctaaattaatgtggtgtgaagtctgagtggttacaggtatgctgccacagggttgttaggagggttcatgttggcagatccacATCTGatgtactaatacgctatgcaagtgcgtgtcctttgttttcctcttcctggaaacAAGGGATAACAACACCCTTGTGAggcgccgtgaagtgggtccccagcacttgcttcagccatgacctctgcatctgaaatatggccttgagtgttaacactgaaaagaatacgttgagggcctagcgggtacaataacaaacataaaaattactatgcaaataaatcttcccctttgcagcccctgtttcactggcacagttattttcctgtcggcattacgttataaacgatggcagccgcatcacacaagattcctttcacaggattcgacaattttcagggctcgtacatatccattatgttgtgggacgtgcaaaaataattgcattattttcatgGCTTGACAcgtggaggtaagaaactaaggagagggctataagatcggagggccgtgggacccctctagcggtcgctcctggcaataccacgcccatctagttgcccggtcacgtgatccccacatgtttcggcgttatggcggtctgctcggaggattggaagtttagcaaacctcatcttcagcaaacgtcttaccttcaaggagtccattcgcaccattcgcacaataccttgaaggttatgggttgtttcaacatttgccgcgtgataaatcacaacaaaagttgagcaaaacagaagagaagccaggcaatgtcacgatgacgtacgtacgtcttctagcgatttagtgatccattgcttccacactgagatgatctatcttgtgtttcaacgggtgtgataacttctaagATGTTATaaaagcggaaacaagttattcggccgcagctcgtctctgtattcaggtaagatacgccgcggacatagagggacgccatgttttatgacgtcttgccgtgacgtttatgggtcacgtgtgtgggcaactaaccacaatgccatgcgcgggtcacagcacgctcacttgcattgggagaggcgcttagggcatctccttagtttcttacctccatggcttgacaaaacataccaaatccagttgattccgttgacgtgcttgctgccgcctgaaatagggccagaaattagcaacaaggctgcagtcgaatactgatgcaacgtgaagtgtctcggacgtagccaaacacagattgcgatgtttctacgtccctgaatgctgccatcgggcttacactatgaactgtagaaacatccacaagctgcaataacattagaataacgctgtcatgtgggagtgttacgttactcctgaATAATACCggcgacaattagcacagcgacaacacaccaatcttttttctcgagattacgcgtactattgcgtcaggatgctgcaatcattgtaataatttgtgtacattagtaggcggtgtgactgtgacaatcggcggcgaggccaggtgttcgcgatgatgtttactgtaACAACTGATAGTTTTCATCGTagcgtagctgtgaccacgcaggattgtcacttacctccgttactggttcctgcccttgttcctgatcgaatactctaggcacggcgtcaatcttcagccgttTCCGTTTTTGCCGtagcccgagccgaacttgcaatacatcttcatagataaataataaaataggcgtcgtcggcgaaatgacaggaacagacgcgtgaaacactcaatccttgggccacaccacagtagtggctggcgatcgctgcctcccactttcgtttcgtctcgccattgcgaggttGGTGAAATctaagctcgggattcgcgttataagtctttgtgcacccgggcacgtagcaccggtttcctggctgtgaaatcgcacgtcaacggcgtaaAATCCTAGCCCacgcagcacagcgcgacgacccaacgtcggtgcgcttgcggcgaccgacccgacgggatcggctcccgaccatggtccggcatatggtttgcaacacggggatgttaatggtccgttatcggcagcctttatcgtaccccaacgatttcccgaggtgcagccaatggaCAGTTACGGGTACCTCTTACCCCCaaaacaagagttaatttgcgcgctttttaaaaacaaaatcaatatgtcattgtagaaaactctttattgcatcatagtcacaagatacatgggttctttaatgcattacttcaccagcaatgaaaaaaattagtgttacattgaaagtatataaccaccagtcccgcaaatgtactatttacttcacaaatattcacttaacacaggttatatggaacagagatagaagttggaactcgttgccagttaagttagactgttgaaagatgaaagtcactgaaaaggttagccagaacataattgtaggccggttccacgttagctcagacaggaGGTCCCATAGACGCCTGAATTTTCATgatttatatatatacagtatTTAGGCGCTCATCGCAGATCAACATTGAtatgatcaacattggtaaaattaatcattcgaatactttccgtgcaaaaaatcagaaatccagccctgaattcgattgttgcaattttgccgtaTTTacacgtgtatacatcctgagttttaaaagatatcgtagtgcaatttttgtgtgctttagtatacctacctgccagcactccgagcgcaaatttaggcgcacaggtgTAACACTGCATCGTATAAAAtgcggcgaacatgctctgtcgcgcagttttgttcaaacttcgacgcttcttgctctggctctAGATATTTCagacacgttcgtacgcagtgCGGCCGccttttaacgcgctaatcagcagtatacgcctttggagaagaagtttttgcgttagatgaaaggcgtaacatcgggccatgtaatggcaaaatatatacgaaatcaagtggaacctttttgagaaatacacgcgcaaaatccatgtttatttcgaaatatgcctaaacatttgcctatttcagcacatgccgctaggaagtatatgcaggatgGATACATCAGaggaaagagcattaaaagctgagtgagctgataccaagtattgcgatcaggGACATCTTTTGCCAGAGATATCAAGCgtcgaaattaggacaaaagtgctcgagagggcatgttcgccattttttatagcacacagcgttgcacctgcgcgcttaaatttgctctctgacagctggcctgtaggcataataaagcagcatCAAAAAATTTCAGAACAATATCTCTTAACACCTGGGATGTGTACGCGTGCAagcacggcaaaactgaaacatccgaattcagggccggattttctcgatttttgcaCGACAGCTATTtggcaaaaatgttgatcataatatacgatgagcttataaatataaaaaatattgaagacccaggaggtcgatgggacctccctgcttgaactgacgtgaaaccggcccgtaactaaatttcaaacgcagttacacgtaataaaacgtaatgaaaattgacgtgaagttcctaagctactttagaaatgtaacaggttaccttcaagttattttctactcaatatctatacttttcagctcttgacctgCCTATATCGTTAATTCAGACCTTACTGTCACAATtggcgattcaagacgtttcaaaatagtcttgatatacaaaaatgatatcaatatctgctacgacaaaagaagcctacatttataggcttctttagggagggatttgatgattttgatctcgtaataaggcacatgaaaaagcacaaagcaagttgaTGCCctacgagttgtcccctacatacatatcgtagaatcgtgccaagttttaatcctgaTACTCAAcgccctctatcattatcaatacactgcttatcgttaagatgcgcgatacctgagcttcctaatgctcggctaaaacataatttgtaacattcaccgtgtaacaacgggagttagtcgcgccgtgtacgtgccatctttcatctcaagtcatgggggaaggactcagcctgcgatgtttttagaccagaatcgaacaaaaggaactttgaactttcCTCAAGTTACTTCGACGAActtaagccccccccccccccgccgaaacaaaagaaaaagggaaaggaacgagctcctcaagaagttactggagctcaaaagcaaagagctatgcaaaaagttactgaaaatagctaagccgagtagcctagttacagtatcgagttactggtaacgagttacgcccaacaacatggaacacgtgaacaacttgagaatccgtactatATGTGTCATGATCGATCTATACctctttaagaaaatagaagaaatatttgcgcacctttgctaatacgagggcaacatacacacaatttgggaaccgcaatctaagaaaaaaggtgtgaCAAGGTGGTGacttccttagttacctcctaagccaacatagcgtctgataaggggtgtaaaatGGTGGTAAAAGATGTACGTACCAAATTACAACATAAAgatgtacgcccccctcgctcaccgaatcagaagcggtaatccTATTATTCGttgcagagagtgaggtagcaggtagaactttgcaaccttttaggcgcaacatatgcgacaactattacctcctaaaaggtctaattgctccacccttttctctgagagtgcagtatggcacatgtagtgcGACTCGTACCCTTATCTTTAGGAGAAAAATTAATGTATCACaaagatgccttttcttatggctttcttgctacgaaggcctcttattatggatacctgaagtatttttaaaagaaaaacaacacagcttGCCAGAtcgtattcctttcaagcaagcatcacagcgcgataggttca includes these proteins:
- the LOC135386160 gene encoding uncharacterized protein K02A2.6-like, with the protein product MQKRNYAQVEREALAIVYEIQKFHKYLYGRTLEIITDHQPLTQIFSQQRHTSPVAVARVQRWINVLAAYSFTVKYRKGDDLGNADGLSRVPLQRTVAVHKEATNYVSPLKDFPLTAKEVERETTKDNMLRKVREFTQQGWPKKWNRKRLPEEFQPFEVRKEDLSVDCGCLLWNGRIVVPGALQNQVKDLLHEDHIGFSRIKMLARTLVWWPKIDRDLEDITRNCSVCQSMQNVQPAAPLQPWAYPARKWERVHMDFAEAEGSHLLIIVDAHSKWVEVGVMPSTNAARTIEKCVPLLCDTDCR